From a region of the Vanessa atalanta chromosome 13, ilVanAtal1.2, whole genome shotgun sequence genome:
- the LOC125068086 gene encoding PHD finger-like domain-containing protein 5A has translation MAKHHPDLIFCRKQPGVAIGRLCEKCDGKCVICDSYVRPCTLVRICDECNYGSYQGRCVICGGPGVSDAYYCKECTVQEKDRDGCPKIVNLGSSKTDLFYERKKYGFRRH, from the exons ATGGCCAAACATCATCCCGATCTTATTTTCTGTAGAAAACAACCTGGCGTCG CTATAGGACGTTTGTGTGAGAAATGTGATGGAAAATGTGTTATTTGCGATTCGTATGTGCGTCCCTGCACCCTAGTTCGAATTTGTGACGAATGTAATTACGGTTCATATCAAGGAAGATGCGTTATTTGCGGTGGACCCGGCGTGTCTGACGCTTATTATTGTAAAGAATGTACGGTTCAAGAGAAAGAT AGAGATGGATGTCCAAAGATTGTCAACTTGGGCAGCTCGAAGACTGATCTGTTCTATGAAAGGAAGAAATATGGGTTTAGGAGACACTAg
- the LOC125068427 gene encoding probable ATP-dependent RNA helicase DDX47, whose protein sequence is MTADSNQSDNASAASDEEVETEEQPVEDQNEENEEETVTFKDLGVVDVLCEACAELKWKNPSKIQKESIPVALQGKDIIGLAETGSGKTGAFALPILQALLENPQRYFALILTPTRELAFQISEQFEALGASIGVKCAVIVGGMDMVAQALTLSKKPHIIIATPGRLVDHLENTKGFNLKALKYLVMDEADRILNMDFEVEVDKILRVIPRERRTYLFSATMTKKVQKLQRASLQDPVKVEVSTKYQTVEKLQQYYIFIPVKYKDVYLVHILNEMSGKSMIVFVSTCAGALRAALLLRALGVSAVPLHGQMSQHKRLAALNKFKSKNRSVLICTDVASRGLDIPHVDVVINLDIPLHSKDYIHRVGRTARAGRSGKAITFVTQYDVELYQRIEQLIGKQLPIYKTEESEVMVLQERVAEAQRLTKIEMKELEDKKGGKRGKRGVDSDDDTEEAAGVRRRIKGKPAARHGGKRKKR, encoded by the exons ATGACGGCAGATAGTAATCAAAGCGATAACGCTAGCGCAGCATCGGACGAAGAAGTGGAAACAGAAGAACAACCAGTTGAGGATCAAAATGAAGAAAATGAAGAAGAAACAGTCACGTTCAAAGACTTG ggtGTAGTCGACGTGTTATGTGAAGCATGCGCTGAACTAAAATGGAAGAATCCGTCAAAGATTCAAAAGGAATCCATCCCAGTTGCCTTACAGGGCAAAGACATAATTGGGTTAGCGGAGACAGGATCTGGCAAGACTGGCGCATTCGCTCTTCCCATCCTTCAGGCGCTTTTGGAGAACCCGCAAAGATATTTTGCACTTATATTGACACCTACACGCGAGTTAGCATTCCAGATTTCAGAACAGTTTGAAGCATTAG GTGCTAGCATAGGAGTTAAATGTGCTGTGATAGTTGGGGGCATGGATATGGTTGCACAAGCATTGACACTGTCGAAAAAACCTCACATCATTATCGCTACTCCTGGCAGACTTGTTGACCATCTTGAAAACACAAAAGGATTCAATTTAAAAGCTTTGAAGTATCTT GTTATGGATGAAGCAGACCGCATCCTGAACATGGATTTTGAAGTTGAAGTGGACAAGATACTTCGCGTAATCCCGCGCGAGCGACGCACTTACCTCTTCTCTGCCACAATGACTAAAAAAGTACAGAAATTACAGAGAGCTTCACTGCAGGACCCTGTCAAAGTTGAAGTGTCAACAAAGTACCAAACAGTTGAAAAACTACAGCAGTACTATATCTTTATACCTGTAAAGTATAAG GATGTATACCTGGTGCACATCCTCAACGAGATGTCCGGCAAGTCCATGATAGTGTTCGTGTCGACGTGCGCGGGCGCGTTGCGAGCGGCGCTGTTGCTGCGCGCGCTGGGCGTGTCTGCGGTGCCGCTGCACGGACAGATGTCGCAGCACAAGCGCCTCGCCGCACTCAACAAGTTCAAAAGCAAAAACCGCTCTGTGCTCATATGTACTGATGTAGCCTCGAG AGGTCTGGACATCCCGCATGTAGATGTGGTGATTAACCTGGACATACCATTGCACAGTAAAGATTACATTCACCGAGTGGGCCGTACAGCGAGAGCTGGTCGTTCTGGGAAAGCTATCACTTTTGTTACCCAG TATGATGTGGAACTGTATCAACGCATTGAACAGCTCATAGGAAAGCAGCTGCCAATTTACAAGACAGAAGAGAGTGAAGTTATGGTACTCCAGGAACGTGTTGCAGAAGCCCAACGTCTCACTAAGATT GAAATGAAAGAATTGGAGGACAAGAAGGGAGGGAAGCGCGGGAAGCGCGGCGTCGACTCCGACGACGACACGGAGGAGGCGGCGGGCGTGCGGCGCCGCATCAAGGGCAAGCCGGCCGCCCGGCACGGCGGCAAGAGGAAGAAACGATGA